The following proteins come from a genomic window of Achromobacter deleyi:
- a CDS encoding sensor histidine kinase — protein MKRLTLTQRLSAVFAMLLLACCGASAWLQISANLRYEQEVVQRLSSGLAQHIAGTNELMDANGWKPDAVRSLFSMLMMVNPAVEVYLLDNDGRIVGDAASPGQIKRDRVDLAPVRRFLAGGALPIEGDDPRHLDTAKVFSAAPVRVAGRDEGYVYVVLQGEAHDALAMAASRSAVLRTTLWSIALVALLGLVAGLAAFGLITRPLRGLTRAVRAFGDDDGRALATLEKPADASGDEISLLRRSFVQMGRRISEQWRELTRQDQQRRDLVANISHDLRTPLTSLHGYLETLRLKDETLDAAERRRYLDIALAQSRKVGRLAQELFELARLESGLVRLEPETFSLPELAQDVIQKFELAAEARQQRLTTAIDQELPAVRADLGMIERVLTNLLDNAIRHTAPGGRIELSLEQARGGVQVRVSDNGAGIPDALRAGLFTRASVLANGPRDGGGLGLVIVHRILQLHHSDIRLVERPEPGAVFEFDLPTAP, from the coding sequence ATGAAACGCCTGACCCTGACCCAGCGCCTGTCGGCCGTGTTCGCCATGCTGCTGCTGGCCTGCTGCGGCGCGTCGGCCTGGTTGCAGATCTCGGCCAACCTGCGCTACGAGCAGGAAGTGGTGCAGCGGCTGTCCAGCGGCCTGGCGCAGCACATCGCCGGCACCAACGAGCTGATGGACGCCAACGGCTGGAAGCCGGACGCGGTGCGCTCGCTGTTCTCGATGCTGATGATGGTGAATCCGGCGGTCGAGGTCTACCTGCTGGACAACGACGGCCGCATCGTCGGCGATGCCGCCTCACCGGGCCAGATCAAGCGCGACCGGGTCGACCTGGCCCCGGTGCGCCGTTTCCTGGCGGGCGGGGCGCTGCCGATCGAGGGCGACGACCCGCGCCACCTGGATACCGCCAAGGTGTTCTCGGCCGCGCCGGTGCGGGTGGCCGGGCGCGACGAAGGTTACGTCTACGTGGTGCTGCAGGGCGAGGCGCACGACGCGCTGGCCATGGCGGCCTCGCGCAGCGCGGTGCTGCGCACCACCCTGTGGTCGATCGCGCTGGTGGCGCTGCTGGGACTGGTGGCCGGCCTGGCCGCGTTCGGCCTGATCACGCGGCCGCTGCGCGGGCTGACGCGCGCGGTGCGCGCCTTTGGCGATGACGACGGCCGCGCGCTGGCGACGCTGGAAAAGCCGGCCGACGCCAGCGGCGACGAGATCTCGCTGCTGCGCCGCAGTTTCGTGCAGATGGGCCGGCGTATTTCCGAGCAATGGCGCGAGCTGACGCGGCAGGACCAGCAGCGGCGCGACCTGGTGGCGAACATCTCGCACGACCTGCGCACGCCGCTGACCTCGCTGCACGGCTATCTGGAAACGCTGCGGCTCAAGGACGAGACGCTGGACGCGGCCGAGCGCCGCCGCTACCTGGACATCGCGCTGGCGCAGAGCCGCAAGGTCGGCCGGCTGGCACAGGAGCTGTTCGAGCTGGCGCGGCTGGAGTCCGGGCTGGTGCGGCTGGAGCCGGAGACCTTCTCGCTGCCCGAACTGGCGCAGGACGTGATCCAGAAATTCGAGCTGGCCGCCGAGGCGCGCCAGCAGCGCCTGACCACCGCCATCGACCAGGAATTGCCGGCGGTGCGCGCCGACCTGGGCATGATCGAACGGGTGCTGACCAACCTGCTGGACAACGCCATCCGCCACACGGCGCCGGGCGGGCGCATCGAACTGAGCCTGGAACAGGCGCGTGGCGGCGTGCAGGTGCGAGTCAGCGACAACGGCGCCGGCATTCCCGACGCGTTGCGGGCGGGCCTGTTCACCCGCGCCTCGGTGCTGGCCAATGGCCCGCGCGATGGCGGCGGGCTGGGGCTGGTGATCGTGCACCGCATCCTGCAGCTGCACCACAGCGACATTCGGCTGGTGGAACGGCCGGAACCGGGAGCGGTGTTCGAATTCGACCTGCCGACGGCGCCATAG
- a CDS encoding autotransporter domain-containing protein yields MIYGTNKWLTATVALSTTCCGAAMAADLTVAPGNTQVFDGSAAFPGGVDVNGGTLVIGGNGGGAGVTLTGNVNAAANGTVSGFGAINGNLNVNGARVAPGYPVGTPTGVSNGNLVVRGDLSMNNAVFDFETGYAGLPITQPGTGDNITVAGNATLNNTTLNVSVNTLGVNAGYYRILSYGGTLSGNGLTLGTVTGDSQPAATIQSLTGDKQINLILGPSTTNLWNGNGAASATRAGGGNGTWSAASANWNSPTNATGALPDGGYAIFTGAAGTVTVDGGAGPVRVSGIQFATDRYTVQGAPITLVGNGGNPPALVVGDGTYASGQFVDTIHNPLQGTQGFVKTGPGSLILTGDSSGLSGPILIADGALEIDGKLNGPVDIGREVVLAGVGQLGTTTLYPTAVISPGNDGSPIGTLTINGNLTFGADTIYRVHADPAGSASDRIHVTGVAVLDGTVAHVGPAGNYAPRTTYNILTADGGIQGRFTGASSAYAFLTPTLSYDAKNAFMTLTRNDVPIGSVGNTGNETSVGGALDQEDPPTSGTGSTTTGNGSATSGSGSSVVGSGTSAAAGTGARQVTTAVLSMTPNEARSALKQLSGEAYASTATVLQGQADTVRTMPLDHLRGNLDAPVRAGQPTAQLGSPSSDALPQSGASPVWAQAFGNWSTFASDGNASSVSQSAGGLFVGGDGAVGGGWRLGGAVGYVGSHSSLADSASRTDVDSYTATIFGGRNFQAGPGHIRFMAGAAYTWHDIDTKRDVAAGSLNQRLESSYRASSTQVFSELGYHLPLNDAYSIEPYAGLAWNQLRTRDFEESGGSAALRGKGRTDDVTSSTLGMRGAWQFESSGAPGRLTASLGWRHAMGDVKPSQQLAFDGGSTFSVRGVPIAKNAAVVGLGAEIALARNTTAGVAYDAQFGGGNRQQSGLLKLAVRF; encoded by the coding sequence TTGATATACGGCACGAACAAGTGGCTAACCGCCACGGTCGCATTGAGTACCACCTGCTGCGGCGCCGCCATGGCCGCCGACCTGACGGTGGCGCCCGGCAATACGCAGGTGTTCGACGGCTCGGCCGCCTTCCCCGGCGGCGTTGACGTCAACGGCGGCACGCTGGTGATCGGCGGCAATGGCGGCGGCGCCGGCGTCACCCTCACGGGGAACGTCAACGCCGCCGCGAATGGCACCGTCTCGGGCTTCGGGGCGATCAACGGCAACCTCAACGTGAATGGCGCGCGCGTTGCGCCCGGCTACCCGGTCGGCACGCCGACCGGGGTGTCCAACGGCAACCTCGTCGTCAGGGGCGACCTGTCGATGAACAACGCCGTGTTCGACTTCGAGACCGGCTACGCGGGCCTGCCGATCACGCAACCCGGCACCGGCGACAACATCACGGTCGCCGGCAACGCCACCCTGAACAACACCACGTTGAACGTGTCCGTCAACACGCTGGGCGTCAACGCCGGCTACTACCGCATCCTGTCGTACGGCGGCACCCTGAGCGGCAACGGCCTGACCCTGGGCACCGTGACCGGCGACTCGCAGCCCGCCGCGACCATCCAGTCGCTGACCGGCGACAAGCAGATCAACCTGATCCTGGGCCCCAGCACCACCAACTTGTGGAACGGCAACGGCGCGGCGTCGGCGACGCGCGCCGGCGGCGGCAACGGCACCTGGAGCGCCGCCAGCGCCAACTGGAACAGCCCCACCAACGCCACCGGCGCCCTGCCCGACGGCGGCTACGCCATCTTCACCGGCGCGGCCGGCACGGTCACCGTCGACGGCGGCGCCGGCCCGGTGCGCGTGTCGGGCATCCAGTTCGCCACCGACCGCTATACCGTGCAGGGCGCGCCCATCACCCTGGTCGGCAACGGCGGCAACCCGCCCGCCCTGGTCGTGGGCGACGGCACCTATGCCTCGGGCCAGTTCGTCGACACCATCCACAACCCGCTGCAAGGCACGCAGGGCTTCGTCAAGACCGGCCCTGGCTCGCTGATCCTGACCGGCGACAGCAGCGGGCTGAGCGGCCCCATCCTGATCGCCGACGGCGCCCTGGAAATCGACGGCAAGTTGAACGGCCCGGTCGATATCGGCCGCGAAGTCGTGCTGGCGGGCGTCGGCCAGCTCGGCACCACCACGCTCTACCCCACCGCCGTGATCTCGCCCGGCAATGACGGTTCGCCCATCGGCACGCTGACGATCAACGGCAACCTGACCTTCGGCGCCGACACCATCTATCGCGTGCACGCCGATCCGGCCGGCAGCGCCAGCGACCGCATCCACGTCACCGGCGTGGCCGTGCTGGACGGCACCGTGGCGCACGTCGGCCCCGCCGGCAATTACGCGCCGCGCACCACCTACAACATCCTGACGGCCGACGGCGGCATCCAGGGCCGCTTCACCGGCGCCTCCAGCGCCTACGCCTTCCTCACCCCGACGCTCAGCTACGACGCCAAGAACGCCTTCATGACGCTGACGCGCAACGACGTGCCGATCGGCAGCGTCGGCAACACCGGCAACGAGACCAGCGTCGGCGGCGCGTTGGACCAGGAAGACCCGCCCACCAGCGGCACCGGTTCGACCACCACCGGCAACGGCTCGGCGACCAGCGGCAGCGGCTCGTCCGTGGTCGGTAGCGGCACCAGCGCGGCCGCCGGCACCGGCGCGCGCCAGGTGACGACGGCGGTGCTGTCGATGACGCCCAATGAAGCGCGCTCGGCCCTCAAGCAGCTGTCCGGCGAGGCCTACGCCAGCACCGCCACGGTGCTGCAGGGCCAGGCGGACACCGTGCGCACGATGCCGCTGGATCACCTGCGCGGCAATCTGGACGCGCCGGTGCGCGCCGGGCAGCCGACGGCCCAGCTGGGTTCGCCGTCGTCCGATGCCCTGCCGCAAAGCGGCGCCTCGCCGGTCTGGGCGCAGGCGTTCGGCAACTGGAGCACCTTCGCCAGCGACGGCAACGCCTCGAGCGTCAGCCAATCGGCCGGCGGCCTGTTCGTCGGCGGCGATGGCGCGGTCGGCGGCGGCTGGCGCCTGGGCGGCGCGGTCGGCTACGTCGGCAGCCACAGCTCGCTCGCCGATTCCGCGTCGCGCACCGATGTCGACAGCTATACCGCCACGATCTTCGGCGGACGCAATTTCCAGGCCGGTCCCGGCCACATCCGCTTCATGGCCGGCGCCGCCTACACCTGGCACGACATCGACACCAAGCGCGACGTGGCCGCCGGCAGCCTGAACCAGCGCCTGGAATCGTCCTACCGCGCGTCGTCGACGCAGGTGTTCAGCGAGCTCGGCTACCACCTGCCGCTGAACGATGCCTACAGCATCGAGCCCTATGCCGGCCTGGCCTGGAACCAGCTGCGCACGCGTGATTTCGAGGAATCGGGCGGATCGGCCGCCCTGCGCGGCAAGGGCCGCACCGACGACGTCACCAGCAGCACGCTGGGCATGCGCGGCGCGTGGCAGTTCGAGTCCAGCGGCGCGCCGGGCCGCCTGACCGCCTCGCTCGGCTGGCGCCATGCCATGGGCGACGTCAAGCCCAGCCAGCAACTGGCCTTCGACGGCGGCAGCACGTTCTCGGTGCGCGGCGTGCCGATCGCCAAGAACGCCGCGGTGGTCGGCCTGGGCGCCGAAATCGCCCTGGCCCGCAACACCACGGCCGGCGTCGCCTATGACGCGCAGTTCGGCGGCGGCAACCGCCAGCAGTCGGGCCTGCTGAAGTTGGCCGTGCGCTTCTAG
- a CDS encoding DAPG hydrolase family protein: protein MTSPHPDMAHIAADMDSLLDPAPLRLETGIARLPGGGLVVAARTDLHGCKGRMFDWWFKFFQTTQHIKWWHPQDHVEHRGWDSAWRRGENYIGASIHAVESLADLPPVAARLKFHAPAEAFDADRLRAAQDKQDMSAAVYARIGFGDHVQLDADGDPMDGQMIHLTRDTPFGCVLRSRFYLGLSSERPEQDVPDALGLNLLRHCYTEFTFLSRFLPSLYYGEHANGEAAPLPW, encoded by the coding sequence ATGACTTCCCCGCACCCCGACATGGCGCACATCGCCGCCGACATGGACAGCCTGCTCGACCCCGCGCCGCTGCGCCTGGAGACCGGCATCGCCCGGCTGCCCGGCGGCGGCCTGGTGGTGGCCGCGCGCACCGACCTGCACGGTTGCAAGGGCCGCATGTTCGACTGGTGGTTCAAGTTCTTCCAGACCACCCAGCACATCAAGTGGTGGCATCCGCAGGACCACGTCGAGCATCGCGGCTGGGACAGCGCCTGGCGCCGGGGCGAAAACTACATCGGCGCCTCGATCCACGCGGTCGAATCGCTGGCCGACCTGCCGCCGGTGGCGGCCAGGCTGAAGTTCCATGCGCCCGCCGAGGCCTTCGACGCCGACCGCCTGCGCGCGGCGCAGGACAAGCAGGACATGTCGGCGGCCGTCTACGCCCGCATCGGCTTTGGCGACCACGTCCAGCTCGACGCGGACGGCGATCCGATGGACGGCCAGATGATCCACCTGACGCGCGACACGCCGTTTGGCTGCGTGCTGCGCAGCCGCTTCTACCTGGGACTGTCGAGCGAGCGGCCGGAACAGGACGTGCCGGACGCGCTGGGGCTGAACCTGCTGCGCCACTGCTATACGGAGTTCACTTTCCTGTCGCGCTTCCTGCCGTCGCTCTATTACGGCGAGCACGCCAACGGCGAAGCCGCGCCCCTGCCCTGGTAG
- a CDS encoding TetR/AcrR family transcriptional regulator, whose product MASSPPPRPRGRPARPDAELRAAALEAATWLLLNEGYAAATLEAVARRAGMAKKTVYRFAANREDLVAQVVRGWTDTFVPVMAQEVGGAADVLPALARVLQAIADRALSAEAVGMFRLLTADFPARAALLAVYQENGIERGTGLLAGWFEKLAGRGLIRIKEPRVTAGLLLAMTIAEPLRQMALGLAQPLPQGSVADRIQACVALFSGQGRVFEILPD is encoded by the coding sequence ATGGCATCGTCCCCCCCGCCACGTCCGCGCGGCCGTCCCGCCCGGCCCGACGCCGAATTGCGCGCGGCCGCGCTGGAGGCCGCCACCTGGCTGCTGCTGAACGAAGGCTACGCCGCGGCCACGCTGGAGGCGGTGGCCAGGCGGGCCGGCATGGCCAAGAAGACCGTCTACCGCTTCGCCGCCAATCGCGAGGACCTGGTGGCGCAGGTGGTGCGGGGCTGGACCGACACCTTCGTGCCGGTGATGGCGCAGGAGGTCGGCGGCGCCGCCGACGTGCTGCCCGCGCTGGCGCGGGTCCTGCAGGCGATCGCCGACCGGGCCTTGTCGGCCGAGGCGGTGGGCATGTTCCGGCTGTTGACCGCCGACTTTCCGGCGCGCGCGGCGCTGCTGGCCGTCTACCAGGAAAACGGCATCGAGCGCGGCACGGGCCTGCTGGCGGGATGGTTCGAGAAGCTCGCCGGGCGCGGCTTGATCCGTATCAAGGAACCGCGCGTCACCGCCGGCCTGCTGCTGGCCATGACCATCGCCGAACCCCTGCGGCAAATGGCGCTGGGGTTGGCGCAGCCGCTGCCGCAAGGCTCGGTCGCGGATCGCATCCAGGCTTGCGTGGCGCTGTTTTCCGGTCAGGGCCGGGTGTTCGAGATCCTGCCGGACTAG
- a CDS encoding Dps family protein produces the protein MAKKLNEKTTKAAKTLRKRPLATPTDLAAAATRDISAVLNQVLADVFALYLKTKNFHWHVSGPHFRDYHLLLDEQGDQLFAMTDPIAERIRKIGGTTLRSIGHISRSQRIADNDADYVQPLDMLAELREDNKTLAASLREAHNVTDEHRDIASSSLIENWIDETERRTWFLFEASRQGDSTGH, from the coding sequence ATGGCCAAGAAACTGAATGAGAAGACCACCAAGGCGGCGAAGACGCTGCGCAAGCGCCCGCTGGCGACCCCCACCGATCTGGCCGCCGCCGCCACCCGCGATATCTCCGCGGTGCTGAACCAGGTGTTGGCCGATGTGTTCGCGCTGTACCTGAAGACCAAGAATTTCCACTGGCACGTCAGCGGGCCGCACTTTCGCGACTACCACCTGCTGCTGGACGAACAGGGCGACCAGTTGTTCGCCATGACCGATCCCATCGCCGAACGCATCCGCAAGATCGGCGGCACCACGCTGCGGTCGATCGGGCATATCTCGCGCTCGCAGCGCATCGCCGACAACGACGCCGACTACGTCCAGCCGCTGGACATGCTGGCCGAGCTGCGCGAAGACAACAAGACCCTGGCGGCTTCGCTGCGCGAAGCCCACAACGTCACCGACGAGCATCGCGACATCGCCAGCTCCAGCCTGATCGAGAACTGGATCGACGAGACCGAGCGGCGCACCTGGTTCCTGTTCGAGGCCAGCCGCCAGGGCGACAGCACGGGCCATTGA
- the msrB gene encoding peptide-methionine (R)-S-oxide reductase MsrB produces the protein MRLTRRHFLGAGGAFAAAAGLAPLLAGRGARAAQPRQAYPYTLTDAQWRAKLTAAQYDVLRREGTERPYTSPLNDEHRAGTFACAGCAQKLFASTTKFDSGTGWPSFWQPLEHAVDTLEDRSFGMTRTAVNCSNCGGHLGHVFDDGPRPTGLRYCMNGVAMSFTPQA, from the coding sequence ATGAGACTGACACGCAGGCATTTCCTTGGCGCGGGCGGCGCCTTCGCGGCCGCCGCCGGCCTGGCGCCGCTGCTGGCCGGTCGCGGCGCGCGCGCCGCCCAGCCGCGGCAGGCCTATCCCTACACGCTGACCGACGCGCAGTGGCGCGCCAAGCTCACCGCCGCGCAATACGACGTGCTGCGCCGCGAGGGCACCGAACGGCCCTACACCAGCCCGCTGAACGACGAGCACCGCGCCGGCACCTTCGCCTGCGCCGGCTGCGCCCAGAAGCTGTTTGCGTCGACCACCAAGTTCGACAGCGGCACCGGCTGGCCCAGCTTCTGGCAGCCGCTGGAACACGCCGTCGACACGCTCGAGGACCGCAGCTTCGGCATGACCCGCACCGCCGTCAATTGCAGCAATTGCGGCGGCCACCTGGGCCACGTCTTCGATGACGGCCCGCGCCCGACCGGACTGCGCTACTGCATGAACGGCGTGGCCATGAGTTTCACCCCGCAGGCCTGA
- a CDS encoding molybdopterin-dependent oxidoreductase, which produces MSAKRRLSLLGLDGPAILKEAVKILDKRVEAPSRRAFLRSSLTLGGLAMLSGCTLSDDENVEKALTAVSRFNDRVQGWIFDPNKLAPTYPESMITRPFPFNAYYGIDEVRQVEEESFRLEVTGMVADKRRWRLDELRAMAQIDQVTRHICVEGWSAIGKWGGVPFSTFLKRVGADLTAKYVGFKCADDYYTSIDMPTALHPQTILALTYDGRTLPPEYGFPMKLRMPTKLGYKNPKHIQAIFVTNTYPGGYWEDQGYNWFGGS; this is translated from the coding sequence GTGAGCGCAAAACGACGCCTGTCGCTGCTGGGCCTGGACGGCCCCGCCATTCTCAAGGAAGCCGTGAAGATTCTGGACAAGCGGGTCGAGGCGCCGTCGCGCCGGGCCTTCCTGCGCAGCAGCCTGACGCTGGGCGGGCTGGCGATGCTGTCCGGCTGCACGCTGTCCGACGACGAAAACGTCGAAAAGGCGCTGACCGCCGTGTCGCGCTTCAACGACCGCGTGCAGGGCTGGATCTTCGATCCCAACAAGCTGGCGCCGACCTATCCGGAATCCATGATCACCCGCCCGTTTCCCTTCAATGCCTACTACGGCATCGACGAGGTGCGCCAGGTCGAGGAAGAGAGCTTCCGGCTGGAGGTCACCGGCATGGTGGCCGACAAGCGCCGCTGGCGCCTGGACGAGCTGCGCGCCATGGCGCAGATCGACCAGGTCACGCGCCACATCTGCGTCGAGGGCTGGAGCGCCATCGGCAAGTGGGGCGGCGTGCCGTTCTCGACCTTCCTGAAGCGCGTGGGCGCCGACCTGACCGCGAAATACGTGGGCTTCAAGTGCGCCGACGACTACTACACCAGCATCGACATGCCCACCGCGTTGCACCCGCAGACGATCCTGGCGCTGACCTACGACGGCAGGACCCTGCCGCCGGAGTACGGCTTCCCGATGAAGCTGCGGATGCCCACCAAGCTTGGCTACAAGAACCCCAAGCATATCCAGGCGATTTTCGTCACCAACACCTACCCGGGCGGTTACTGGGAGGACCAGGGCTACAACTGGTTCGGCGGCAGCTAG
- the msrA gene encoding peptide-methionine (S)-S-oxide reductase MsrA, with translation MPLRPLSRARQAVLAAAGALLALGSASAAETAFIIPPPTLDAAAGAAQEKAVIAGGCFWGVQAVFQHVKGVTSAVSGYAGGQSSTADYDTVSGGRSGHAESVEITYDPKLVSYGQLLQIYFSVAHDPTQLNRQGPDSGTQYRSTVFPANDDQRKVAEAYIAQLNKSGVYAKTLATTVEPLKGFYPAEGYHQDYLVRHPYSMYIMVNDVPKVENLAKTFPTAYRDKPVLVNP, from the coding sequence ATGCCCCTTCGTCCCCTCTCCCGCGCCCGCCAGGCCGTGCTGGCCGCCGCCGGCGCCCTGCTGGCCCTCGGCTCGGCCAGCGCCGCCGAAACCGCCTTCATCATTCCGCCGCCCACGCTCGACGCGGCGGCCGGCGCGGCCCAGGAAAAAGCCGTGATCGCCGGCGGCTGCTTCTGGGGCGTGCAGGCGGTGTTCCAGCACGTCAAGGGCGTCACCTCGGCGGTCTCCGGCTACGCCGGCGGCCAGTCGTCCACCGCCGACTACGACACCGTCAGCGGCGGCCGCAGCGGCCACGCCGAATCGGTGGAAATCACCTACGACCCCAAGCTGGTCAGCTACGGCCAGCTGCTGCAGATCTACTTCTCGGTGGCGCACGATCCGACCCAGCTCAACCGCCAGGGCCCGGACAGCGGCACGCAATACCGTTCCACGGTATTCCCCGCCAATGACGACCAGCGCAAGGTGGCCGAGGCTTACATCGCGCAGCTGAACAAGTCGGGCGTCTACGCCAAGACGCTGGCGACCACGGTGGAACCGCTCAAGGGCTTCTATCCCGCCGAGGGCTATCACCAGGACTACCTGGTGCGGCATCCGTACAGCATGTACATCATGGTGAACGACGTGCCCAAGGTGGAAAACCTGGCCAAGACCTTCCCGACGGCCTATCGCGACAAGCCGGTGCTGGTGAATCCGTAG
- a CDS encoding response regulator transcription factor yields MDTPRRVLIVEDDAHIAELLRLHLRDEGYAVEHAADGNEGMRRLEEGGWDALVLDLMLPGIDGLEICKRARAMTRYTPIIITSARSSEVHRILGLELGADDYLAKPFSMLELVARVRALLRRTEALERNARIDAGSLRQHGVAIDPIARTASVDERRLELTPREFDLLHFFARNPDKVFSRLDLLNQVWGYQHEGYEHTVNTHINRLRTKIEADPSNPQRILTVWGRGYKFAAEPGAPAESAS; encoded by the coding sequence ATGGATACGCCTCGCCGCGTCCTGATCGTCGAAGACGACGCCCACATCGCCGAATTGCTGCGCCTGCACCTGCGTGACGAGGGTTACGCGGTCGAGCACGCGGCCGACGGCAACGAAGGCATGCGCCGGCTGGAAGAGGGCGGCTGGGACGCCCTGGTGCTGGACCTGATGCTGCCCGGCATCGACGGGCTGGAAATCTGCAAGCGCGCCCGCGCCATGACGCGCTATACCCCCATCATCATCACCAGCGCCCGTTCCAGCGAAGTGCACCGCATCCTCGGACTGGAACTGGGCGCCGACGACTACCTGGCCAAGCCGTTCTCGATGCTGGAACTGGTGGCGCGGGTGCGCGCGCTGCTGCGCCGCACCGAGGCGCTCGAGCGCAATGCCCGCATCGATGCCGGCAGCCTGCGCCAGCACGGCGTGGCCATCGACCCGATCGCCCGCACCGCCTCGGTCGACGAGCGCCGGCTGGAACTGACGCCGCGCGAGTTCGACCTGCTGCATTTCTTCGCCCGCAACCCGGACAAGGTGTTTTCGCGGCTCGACCTGTTGAACCAGGTCTGGGGCTACCAGCATGAAGGCTACGAGCACACGGTCAATACCCACATCAACCGGCTGCGCACCAAGATCGAGGCCGATCCGTCCAATCCGCAGCGCATCCTGACGGTCTGGGGCCGTGGCTACAAGTTCGCGGCCGAGCCGGGCGCGCCGGCGGAGTCCGCATCATGA
- a CDS encoding cytochrome b/b6 domain-containing protein translates to MMATPATPDAPAAPAPDTRGPVHPGWLRIVHWLNALAVVIMVTSGWRVYNAAPFFDFTFPNGITLGGWLGGALQWHFAGMWLLLVNGLLYLGLNLTTGRLWRKFFPVGPRGVARDLAAALRGKLSHADPRHYNQVQRLAYLFVIADITVLVLSGLVLWKSVQFDTLRTLLGGYEFARRIHFFAMALLVAFVAVHLVMVALVPRSLIAMIRGK, encoded by the coding sequence ATGATGGCCACGCCCGCCACCCCAGACGCCCCCGCCGCCCCGGCGCCCGACACCCGCGGCCCGGTGCATCCCGGCTGGTTGCGCATCGTGCACTGGCTGAACGCATTGGCCGTGGTCATTATGGTGACCAGCGGCTGGCGCGTCTACAACGCCGCGCCGTTCTTCGACTTTACCTTTCCCAACGGAATCACCCTGGGCGGCTGGCTGGGCGGCGCGCTGCAATGGCACTTTGCCGGCATGTGGCTTTTGCTGGTCAACGGCCTGCTCTACCTGGGGCTGAATCTCACCACCGGCCGCCTGTGGCGCAAGTTCTTTCCGGTCGGCCCGCGCGGCGTCGCCCGTGACCTGGCCGCGGCACTGCGCGGCAAGCTGTCGCATGCCGACCCGCGCCACTACAACCAGGTGCAGCGGCTCGCCTACCTGTTCGTCATCGCCGACATCACGGTGCTGGTCCTGTCGGGCCTGGTGCTGTGGAAGTCGGTGCAGTTCGACACGCTGCGCACGCTGCTGGGCGGCTATGAATTCGCGCGCCGCATCCATTTCTTCGCCATGGCGCTGCTGGTGGCGTTCGTGGCGGTCCACCTGGTCATGGTGGCGCTGGTGCCGCGCAGCCTGATCGCCATGATCCGTGGCAAATAA